A genome region from Erigeron canadensis isolate Cc75 chromosome 3, C_canadensis_v1, whole genome shotgun sequence includes the following:
- the LOC122590818 gene encoding glutathione S-transferase T3-like gives MGPSPPCLVNLYSQAYYNQIGYNPVMDRTWTESQRLALVQAQIQAQMQAQMAFDFHHHQQQRPRTSQPSLIINENVPDKDSVASADDEVVEVGRGKRRVTKLKEKRNWEDDDTLLLARCWVHWSQDPVVGNSQTEGIFWKKVVEMFNNETQYPPRTKSQIHGKWNKIKKGVKAFGAALKKVSEHDRQSGADEQQVVDAAVKLYKKQTEEKY, from the coding sequence ATGGGTCCTTCACCCCCTTGCCTCGTTAACCTATATTCTCAAGCGTATTACAATCAAATTGGTTACAATCCAGTTATGGATCGAACTTGGACTGAGTCTCAACGTTTGGCGTTAGTCCAAGCCCAAATTCAAGCTCAAATGCAAGCTCAAATGGCGTTTGACtttcaccaccaccaacaacaaAGACCAAGAACCTCACAACCGTCATTGATTATCAATGAAAATGTCCCGGACAAAGATAGTGTCGCGTCTGCCGATGATGAAGTTGTGGAGGTGGGTCGTGGAAAGAGACGCGTCACAAAACTGAAAGAGAAAAGGAACTGGGAGGATGATGATACACTGTTGTTAGCACGGTGTTGGGTGCATTGGTCACAGGACCCGGTGGTGGGTAATAGTCAGACGGAGGgtattttttggaaaaaagtggtggagatgtttaacaacgaaacacaataCCCACCACGTACGAAGAGCCAAATACATGGCAAATGGAACAAGATTAAAAAAGGTGTTAAGGCATTTGGTGCGGCGTTGAAGAAGGTTAGTGAGCATGACCGACAAAGTGGGGCGGATGAGCAACAGGTGGTGGATGCGGCTGTGAAACTATACAAGAAACAAACAGAGGAGAAATATTAG
- the LOC122593846 gene encoding proteasome subunit alpha type-2-A, translating into MGDSQYSFSLTTFSPSGKLVQIEHALTAVGSGQTSLGIKASNGVVIATEKKLPSILVDETSVQKIQILTPNIGVVYSGMGPDSRVLVRKSRKQAEQYNLLYKEPIPVTQLVRETAAVMQEFTQSGGVRPFGVSLLVAGYDDKGPQLYQVDPSGSYFSWKASAMGKNVSNAKTFLEKRYTDDMELEDAIHTAILTLKEGFEGQISGKNIEIGVIEADRKFRVLTAAQIEDYLQEVE; encoded by the exons ATGGGTGACAGCCAATATTCTTTCTCACTTACTACTTTCAG TCCCTCTGGAAAGCTTGTTCAGATTGAGCATGCCCTTACAGCTGTTGGCTCTGGTCAAACTTCATTGGGAATAAAAG CTTCCAACGGGGTTGTAATTGCAACGGAAAAGAAACTTCCATCTATTTTAGTCGACGAGACATCG GTGCAAAAGATTCAGATATTGACTCCTAACATTGGAGTAGTATATAG TGGGATGGGGCCCGATTCGCGAGTCTTGGTCAGAAAGAGCAGGAAGCAGGCAGAGCAGTACAATCTACTCTACAAA GAACCAATTCCCGTTACACAACTTGTAAGGGAAACCGCAGCTGTTATGCAAGAGTTTACCCAGTCGGG TGGTGTAAGACCTTTTGGTGTTTCTCTTCTTGTTGCTGGATATGATGACAAAGGTCCGCAGTTATATCAG GTGGATCCCTCAGGTTCATATTTCTCGTGGAAGGCATCAGCCATGGGGAAGAACGTGTCTAATGCAAAGACATTTCTTGAGAAGAG GTATACTGATGATATGGAGCTTGAGGATGCGATTCACACAGCCATTCTGACATTGAAGGAAGG ATTTGAAGGACAAATTTCTGGCAAAAACATCGAGATCGGTGTTATTGAAGCTGACAGAAAGTTCAG AGTCTTGACTGCAGCCCAAATTGAAGACTATCTTCAAGAGGTGGAATAG
- the LOC122590817 gene encoding uncharacterized protein LOC122590817, with product MEFVNLILQPIVESLTVHVKKHIDFMTSCKKYVRDMGNNMRELKATRVNVEKQMEDNKRNRIEIPAQVPGWLEEVVKVDAEVNRISNSNVGGCFSFKTRHGVGKKAFELIQVIKRLTEEHSRIVWTHQQIPLGEVDSMTSEPPVSEYHNDFGSREETFMKALKALEPDHQSHMMALCGMGGVGKTTMMEKLKTVLTEKRMFSLIVKVVIGEKPNLFDIQRAVADYLTIDLKEKDISARAEKLRAWFKSYSTEEGKKKILVILDDIWQLVDFKDIGLSPLPDQGVDFKVLLTSRKRDVCTRMGVKANSIFDVNVLENAEAQRFFWKFIKDSDEAEADLDPDLRNVGDDIVKRCQGLPIAIKTIAITLRGKSKSIWEDTLTKLQHHDINEIVNEVFELSYKNLEDEETKSVFLLCGLYPEDFDIPTEELVRYGWGLKLFKKVYTVRQARNRLNACIEQLVNANLLIESNHAGSIKMHDLTRAFVLIMYSKSEHASIVNFGNMSEWPANDTPDSCKRISLAFNGMKEFPTSFEYPNLSFLKLTHGDKSLRFPKNFYGLMEKLQVIVYEDMQYPLLPGSFEYSSNLRTLCLHECSLMFDCRSIGSLLNLEVLSFAHCRMRKLPFTIGNLKKLKLLDMTGCVNLHIDDGVLKELVNLEELYMRVAGRKVISFTDGNFNELADRSRNLFAIEIELFGNNTHPKRMSFNKLDRFKISIGRFLEEKDEKTKSFENTLMLVSNKGELLESRINVLFEKTVVLHLEVDDMNDLEDFKVKPLHSIEYSSFYKLRVLNISKCPQLRYLFTRHVAATLLKLEHLEVLSCNIMKTLIHDEDSGSEPIKFPSLKFLALGGLPKLVGLCETGSVIELPQLMELRVDGPSDITTIFPDNILGSSSISSYTSTMQPFLNEEVPFRKSVHSNEYSTCYTLRLKVLKISEGGHLRYLFTHRVATTLSRLEHLTVRSCDIMQTLIHDEHNGSETIRFPSLKFLKLDRLPKLAGLCNSVNIIELPQLMEVELDGLPNFTCIFPDENLASTSMSSDTFTAQPFFYKEVAIPKLETLQISRMNKLTNIWSIEVTCSNNVSFPMLKKIAIVECDRLVNVWSLNNVDSSNDCIIHGFEAVESIEISECANFENLFTPITANFNLEALQEIDISPVQQNNAITRDIVFSTHLIHTFHQLRTLTLKHDRESQVVFDIQSATSTGELMSTSQYNHQHQLLPSLENLYLSDMDNMSHVWKCNWNQFFILHPPKSLCHNLTNISLSDCRSIKYLFSPLMFKFLSNLKYVHIEYCEVMEEIVSNRDDKDEQMTFFPSIILDTLHIDSLKSLQHIGGNGDRCSSIYHELQPGGEEAVALRWSLCQYSRVIEIEDCSALSSAIPSYALAHMQHLQELEICIRLLPDLRNLRILFISSCHLLRDVFPFSTLQSLTKLQHLEIRSCPGIRVIVKEKEEEDGNHTTSSSSSSSDHHQVPVVFASLKFVKLSNLRNLEGFFLGTNNFRWPVLDSVEIKECPKMRMFTKGDSETPMLKYVVSDMGEHSVECGKINNLFHHPPPPTTTAAFLQQQQEEVEQKVPYDPSLDGSTTSLPPISPRTRMPWFYNHLITVHVRDRWVGNPRFIIRHNELQHLQKIENINISWCSAVKGIFETFEMSSGLNQQTHSVLEFIATPRATYKRVPKNGNEDDEEEDEQNNDRKEDEDDDGRRLNGDHKKDEREHDDDRRENEVEFPCLRTLTLRNLRSLKGFCLGMETIHWPSLDTLQIKSCPKITTFTIGQSTTPKLRLIDTSFGLCDATEGVNSFIRTKIEEGYEFE from the exons ATGGAATTCGTTAATCTCATTCTTCAACCTATTGTTGAGTCTCTCACGGTTCACGTCAAAAAACACATAGACTTCATGACGTCCTGCAAAAAGTATGTCAGGGATATGGGAAACAATATGAGGGAGTTGAAAGCTACAAGAGTCAATGTCGaaaaacaaatggaagacaaCAAACGTAATAGAATTGAGATTCCAGCTCAGGTCCCAGGTTGGTTGGAAGAAGTTGTGAAGGTTGATGCAGAAGTGAATCGCATTTCTAATAGTAATGTTGGCGGTTGTTTCAGTTTCAAGACAAGGCATGGTGTCGGGAAAAAAGCCTTTGAGTTGATTCAAGTTATTAAACGCCTAACTGAAGAACACTCTAGAATCGTATGGACCCATCAGCAAATTCCTCTTGGAGAAGTTGATTCCATGACGTCTGAACCACCAGTAAGTGAATATCACAATGACTTTGGGTCCAGAGAGGAAACTTTCATGAAAGCATTGAAAGCCCTAGAACCAGACCACCAATCACACATGATGGCTCTGTGTGGGATGGGCGGGGTTGGGAAGACCACGATGATGGAAAAGCTGAAAACGGTTCTCACAGAAAAAAGAATGTTTAGTCTTATAGTTAAGGTGGTTATAGGGGAAAAGCCAAACCTCTTCGATATTCAACGCGCTGTAGCTGATTACCTCACTATAGATCTAAAAGAGAAAGATATATCTGCAAGAGCTGAGAAGCTGCGTGCATGGTTCAAGAGTTATTCTACTGAAGAAGGTAAGAAGAAGATCCTAGTGATACTTGATGACATATGGCAGTTGGTTGATTTCAAGGATATTGGTTTAAGTCCTCTTCCAGATCAGGGTGTCGACTTTAAAGTCTTGTTGACATCACGGAAAAGAGATGTTTGCACAAGGATGGGTGTTAAAGCTAATTCTATTTTCGACGTGAATGTCTTGGAAAATGCAGAAGCACAAAGATTCTTTTGGAAATTTATAAAAGATTCAGATGAAGCTGAAGCTGATTTGGATCCTGATCTTCGTAACGTAGGAGATGATATTGTAAAAAGATGTCAGGGTTTGCCCATTGCGATTAAAACCATCGCAATTACTCTTAGAGGTAAAAGCAAGAGTATCTGGGAAGATACACTTACCAAGTTACAGCACCATGACATAAACGAAATCGTGAATGAAGTTTTTGAATTAAGCTACAAGAATCTAGAAGACGAGGAGACTAAATCAGTTTTTTTGCTTTGTGGTTTATATCCCGAAGACTTTGATATTCCTACAGAGGAGTTGGTGAGGTACGGATGGGGTTTGAAACTGTTTAAAAAAGTGTATACTGTTAGACAGGCAAGAAACAGGTTGAACGCTTGCATTGAGCAACTCGTTAATGCAAATCTATTGATTGAAAGTAATCATGCCGGGAGCATCAAGATGCATGATCTCACGCGTGCTTTTGTTTTGATAATGTATTCTAAATCTGAGCATGCTTCAATAGTTAATTTTGGTAACATGTCAGAGTGGCCTGCAAATGATACACCTGACTCTTGCAAAAGAATTTCATTAGCATTTAACGGCATGAAAGAGTTTCCAACAAGCTTTGAATATCCAAACCTGTCATTTTTGAAGCTAACACATGGAGATAAGTCACTAAGGTTTCCCAAAAACTTTTATGGGTTAATGGAGAAGCTTCAGGTTATAGTGTATGAAGACATGCAGTACCCGTTGCTTCCCGGATCTTTTGAATACTCCAGCAACCTTCGAACACTTTGTCTGCATGAGTGTTCATTGATGTTTGATTGTCGTTCTATTGGAAGTCTTTTGAATCTAGAAGTGCTTAGCTTTGCTCACTGTAGAATGCGAAAATTGCCATTCACAATCGGAAATTTGAAGAAGCTCAAACTACTAGATATGACAGGTTGTGTTAATCTTCATATTGACGACGGCGTCTTAAAAGAATTGGTCAACCTTGAAGAGCTCTATATGAGGGTTGCTGGTAGAAAGGTCATTAGCTTCACAGATGGAAATTTCAATGAATTAGCTGACCGTTCAAGAAACCTTTTCGCAATAGAAATCGAGCTCTTTGGAAACAATACTCATCCCAAGAGAATGTCGTTTAACAAACTTGATAGATTCAAGATTTCCATAGGACGTTTTTTAGAagagaaagatgaaaagacaaaatcatTCGAAAACACATTGATGCTGGTCTCCAATAAGGGTGAACTTTTGGAATCtagaatcaatgtgttgtttgAGAAAACAGTTGTGCTTCATTTAGAAGTGGACGATATGAATGATCTAGAAGATTTTAAAGTAAAGCCTCTACATTCTATAGAATACTCTTCGTTCTACAAGTTAAGAGTCCTAAACATTTCAAAGTGTCCACAGTTGAGGTACCTTTTCACACGTCATGTTGCAGCAACATTGTTAAAGCTTGAACATCTTGAAGTCTTGTCATGTAATATAATGAAAACACTCATACATGATGAGGATAGTGGATCAGAACCAATCAAATTTCCGAGTTTAAAGTTTTTAGCTTTGGGTGGCTTACCAAAGCTAGTAGGTTTGTGTGAAACTGGTAGTGTAATTGAGTTACCTCAGCTCATGGAGTTGCGAGTTGATGGCCCTTCGGATATCACAACCATTTTCCCCGATAATATATTGGGATCGTCATCTATATCAAGTTACACTTCCACAATGCAGCCTTTCTTGAATGAAGAA GTTCCTTTTCGTAAGTCGGTACATTCTAATGAGTACTCTACGTGTTACACGCTAAGACTAAAGGTCCTTAAAATTTCAGAGGGTGGACATTTGAGGTACCTATTCACACATCGTGTTGCAACAACTTTGTCAAGGCTGGAACATCTTACAGTCCGGTCATGCGATATAATGCAAACACTCATACATGATGAGCATAATGGATCAGAGACAATAAGATTTCCGAGTTTAAAGTTTCTAAAATTGGATCGCTTACCAAAGCTAGCAGGTTTGTGCAATAGTGTCAATATAATTGAGTTACCTCAGCTCATGGAGGTGGAGCTTGATGGCCTTCCAAATTTCACCTGCATTTTTCCTGATGAAAACTTGGCATCAACTTCTATGTCGAGTGATACTTTTACTGCACAAcctttcttttataaagaa GTTGCGATTCCGAAGTTGGAGACATTGCAGATTAGTAGGATGAATAAGTTGACCAATATATGGTCAATTGAAGTTACTTGCAGTAACAATGTTAGCTTTCCCATGTTGAAAAAGATTGCGATTGTCGAGTGTGATAGGCTCGTGAATGTGTGGAGTCTAAACAATGTAGATAGCTCTAATGATTGCATCATCCATGGATTTGAAGCAGTTGAAAGTATAGAGATATCTGAATGTGccaattttgaaaatttattcaCGCCTATCACCGCCAACTTTAACTTAGAAGCACTTCAAGAAATTGACATCAGCCCAGTGCAACAG AATAACGCTATAACCAGGGATATTGTATTCTCAACTCATCTCATACATACGTTCCATCAACTTCGAACACTTACTTTGAAACACGATAGAGAATCACAAGTTGTGTTTGACATACAGAGTGCCACTAGTACTGGAGAATTAATGTCAACTTCTCAATATAATCATCAACATCAACTACTTCCCTCCCTTGAGAATTTATATTTGAGTGATATGGACAACATGAGTCATGTGTGGAAGTGCAATTGGAATCAATTCTTCATTCTTCATCCACCAAAATCCTTATGCCACAACCTCACAAACATAAGCTTAAGTGATTGCAGGAGCATCAAGTATTTGTTTTCACCCCTCATGTTCAAATTTCTCTCCAACTTAAAGTATGTCCATATAGAATATTGTGAAGTTATGGAAGAAATTGTTTCAAATAGAGATGACAAAGATGAACAAATGACATTTTTTCCATCTATAATACTTGACACGCTCCATATCGATTCCCTAAAGAGTCTACAACATATTGGTGGCAATGGCGATAGGTGCAGTTCCATCTATCATGAATTACAG CCTGGAGGAGAAGAAGCTGTTGCTCTTCGGTGGTCTTTGTGCCAATACTCCAGAGTTATAGAGATAGAAGACTGCAGTGCGCTCTCTAGTGCGATTCCATCCTATGCATTAGCCCATATGCAACATCTCCAAGAATTGGAAATATG taTTAGGCTTCTTCCTGATTTGCGTAATCTAAGGATATTGTTTATCTCTAGTTGTCACCTTTTGAGAGATGTATTCCCTTTTTCCACTCTTCAAAGCCTCACCAAACTCCAACATTTAGAAATAAGATCGTGTCCTGGTATCCGAGTGATTGTCAAGGAGAAGGAAGAAGAGGATGGAAACCACACcacatcctcatcatcatcatcttctgatCATCATCAAGTACCTGTGGTCTTCGCGTCCCTCAagtttgtgaaattatcaaatcTACGCAATCTTGAAGGGTTTTTCTTGGGTACGAATAACTTTCGATGGCCTGTATTGGATAGTGTTGAGATAAAGGAATGCCCAAAAATGAGAATGTTTACAAAAGGTGACTCAGAAACTCCAATGCTGAAATACGTGGTTTCAGACATGGGAGAACATAGTGTGGAATGTGGCAAAATCAACAACTTGTTCCatcatcctcctcctcctacaaCTACTGCTGCCTTCttgcaacaacaacaagaagaagtagag CAGAAGGTTCCATATGATCCAAGTTTGGATGGTTCAACCACCTCACTCCCCCCTATTTCACCAAGAACGAGGATGCCCTGGTTCTACAATCACTTGATCACAGTTCATGTGCGAGACAGGTGGGTGGGTAATCCGAGATTTATAATTCGACACAATGAGTTGCAGCATCTTCAGAAGATTgaaaatatcaatatatcatgGTGTTCCGCGGTAAAGGGGATATTCGAAACATTCGAAATGAGCAGTGGTTTGAACCAGCAAACACATTCTGTTCTGGAA TTTATTGCAACTCCAAGAGCTACATATAAGCGGGTGCCGAAGAATGGAA acgaagatgatgaagaagaagacgaACAAAACAACGAtagaaaagaagatgaagatgatgatggaaGAAGACTCAACGGGGACCACAAAAAAGATGAAAGGGAACATGATGATGACAGAAGAGAGAACGAGGTGGAGTTTCCTTGTCTAAGAACGCTAACCCTTCGTAACCTTAGGAGTCTCAAGGGCTTTTGCTTAGGGATGGAGACTATTCATTGGCCATCATTAGATACCCTCCAAATAAAAAGTTGTCCAAAAATAACAACTTTTACCATTGGACAATCTACTACTCCAAAGCTTCGGTTGATAGATACAAGTTTTGGGTTGTGTGATGCAACGGAAGGGGTCAACTCCTTTATACGGACAAAAATTGAAGAG GGATACGAATTTGAGTGA